The sequence ATCGCTACGCTGCAAAGCCTGTCACCCAGGGCGTTTGCGTCTGGGATGGCGGAGGTTATCAAGCACAGCCTCATAGCTGATTCAGATCTGCTCCAGAAGATCGAATCGGGAAGCTGGATCCAGACATCGGGGAAGATTGGGCAGCAGGCTTTGGAGCTTCAGGCGCTGGTTGCCCAGGCCATTCAGGTCAAAATCAATATCGTTCAGGAAGATCCTTATGATCAGGGGCGAAGGGCGGTGCTGAATTTCGGACACACTTTCGCAAACGCCATTGAACGCCTCAGCCATCACAGCGTCAATCATGGTGAAGCCGTGGCCATGGGGATGGTTGCTGCCGCCAACCTTTCCGTAAAATTGGGTTACTGCCCTGAAGAACTGGAGAACAGGGTCGAGTCTGTCCTGGTGGCCTCTGGCTTACCGATCCGAATCCCCAATGACCTGGTTCCGAAACAGCTGCTCCAGGCCATGGGAAGCGACAAAAAGAAGAAGGCCGGAAGGCTGCGCTATGTGCTGCTCAAGGATGTCGGCGATGTGTTTGTGACCGATCAGGTCCCTGAAGAAACCATACTGGACACTTTTGCAGCATTGAAATCCTGAATATCGTGGATATCCACGGCGAATGCGTTGACGAGGTCTTCGAACCCCTTTTCATAAAGGTTTCCCCCTGACCATGGCTCTTGGTGTTGTACATGTCGAACTGAGTGAACGGTCCTATTCCATATATATCGGGGACGAGGCCTGGGAACTGCTCGAAGAAAATTTGCGCGGATGGAATCCGGCCGGGAAGGCCATGGTGGTGACTGACGAACGGGTTAACTCTATCTATGGTCATCGCATCGAAAAGCTGGCAGGAGCCTTGGAGTCAACCGCCACCGTCGTCGTACCCGAGGGAGAGAAGAGCAAATCCTTCGGTCACCTGGAAGACCTCTGCAGGAAAATGGCAGGTGCCGGACTGGACAGGGGTTCCCTGGTCGTTGCCCTGGGCGGTGGAGTCGTGGGAGATCTCGCGGGTTTGGCTGCCTCCCTTTACCTTCGGGGCGTGTCCGTCATCCAGGTTCCCACGACACTTCTTTCCATGGTGGACAGCAGCACCGGGGGGAAAACCGGAATAAACCTTCCCGAAGGTAAGAATCAAGTAGGGACCTTCCATCAGCCCCAGGCAGTATACGCCAACACCGATGTCCTCAGGACCCTGGAATCCAGGGATTGGTACTCGGGCATGGCAGAGATAGTGAAAATTTCCCTCACCCTGGACCCGGAACTCTTCGCTTATCTCGAAAAGTTGAATGATCTCGGTCCTGAAGGGGGCGTTGATATACCGTTCATAGTGGAGACGGCCTGCCGCCGAAAAGCGGAGGTGATATCCATTGATGAAAAAGAGGCCGGTCCCCGACTTGTTCTCAATTTTGGCCACACCCTCGCCCACGCCCTCGAGTCGTCCCTGGGGCTTGGTGAGATCCGTCACGGTGAGGCTGTGGCTATCGGCATGAGAGGCGCTCTTTCCCTTTCAAAACAGATGTGCGGACTTGATGAGGGGCAGTACAGAAGAGCCATGGCGGTGATTGAAAAGATCCCCGTTCCTGACAACAGGTATGATCAAAACCTGGAGCGGTTTTTAACCCGTGACAAAAAAAGAATTGGCGGGCGCGTCAGGTGCATACTCCTGGAAGATATCGGCCGCTGTCACGTAACTTCACTTGATGATCCAGGGGACCTTGTAAAAGCGCTGGCATCACCCTGAACCCCTGTCTGTCAGGCTCACTGATGGTTTGAGATGCTTTCGGTATGAAAGCTGGTGCAAACGCCGGGATGGGAAATCGGGGCAGTTATTCCTTCCCCTGCAGAAAGGAGAGGCGGCGGGCAGATTCCATAAGAGCGGGTAGAAGCTCTGACTGCTTTTCAGGTGTCAGGCGCTGGGCCGGGCCGCCAAGATGGATCGCATAGCTCGCATTGGACTCGTTATCAAAGATCGGTGCTGCTATGGAAATGGCGCTTTGCACAACCTCACCCTCACTGATGGCATACCCTTTAAGGCGCACCGAATCCAACTCCTGTTCCAGTTCCTTCCTGTTGGTGATGGTCCTCGATGTGTATTTTTTCAAATCCTGATCTTTAAAAAATCGCTCTCTTATGTTTTCAGGGGCCCAGGCCAGCAGTACTTTTCCCGGTGCCCCCGCATGGAGCGGCAGGGGTTCACCCTCACTTACAGAGTAACGGAGGGAGGCAGGACCGATCCTCTGGATCACACAGAAACGGTTCATTCCTTCCCGCATGAAGATGGCCGCTGATTCCCCGGTTATGGAAACGAGTTCCTCAAGGACGGACCCGGCAGTGCTGAGCAGGCTGTGGGTTTTTTCGTAGATCTTGCCCAGGATCATGACTCTGGGGCCCAGTTCGTAGGTGGCACGCGACGTCTTCACCAGGAACCCCTGGGCGCTGAGTGTACCGCACAACCGCATGATACGGCTCTTGTACAGTCCGGTCATTTCACTAAGGGCCTTAAGAGACAGTTCCGGCTCGCTTGCGGAAAAGCAGTTGAGGATGGTCAGAGCCTTGGCGACGGTGTCTACCTGACGATCCGATTCCCTGACTGGATTCCGGGCCTTTTCAGTCACACTTGGCCCTTTGAAGCAGTCTACTCATGCGCCCCGGTAAGGTGCGGCCAAGCCTGGACTCGAGGAAGCCCACAGCGCCGCAAAGGGCGTCCAGATCGACCCCCGTATCCACCCCCATGGATTCGAACATGTTCACCGCATCCTCCGCAGGAACGTTTCCCGCAGCTCCCTCCACGAAAGGACAGCCCCCAAGACCGCCGGCTGCGACGTCAAAGATGCGAACGCCGGCTTCGTAACCGGCGAACATGTTGGCTAGCCCAAGACCGGTTGTATCGTGAAGGTGAAGGGATACATGGACATCCGGGAGTTCCATGGCGGCGCGTTGGGCGAGGCTGCTCACGGAATAAGGTGATGCCATTCCGGTGGTATCTGCCAGATTGACTTCCGAAGCCCCGGCCTGGGTCATGCGGATTATGCCGCGGATGACAGTGTCCGGTTTAACGGTTCCTTCATAAACACAGCCGAAACTGCACTGAAAGCCAGCTCTTACCTGCACACCTTCCCCGTCGGCCAGGGCGATAAGCCGGGTCATGGAGTCCAGGGCCTCGACAGCCGACATCCCGGCGTTCTTGCGGCTGTGGGTGTCGCTGGCGGAAACGGACATGCTCAGATGTTTTAAGCCGCAGGCCAGGGCCCGCTCCAGCCCCTTTTCGTTAAGGACCAGTGCTGTTAGCACAGTTCCTTTTGTTTCTCCGATATGCCGGATCAGTTCGTCTGTGTCGGCCATCTGGGGCACTATCCTGGGATGGACGAAGGAACCCACCTGGATCCGCCTGATGCCTGATTCTTCCAGAAGGTGGAACAGTTGCAGTTTCTCTTCGAGACTGAAGATCTCGGACTCCATCTGGAGACCGTCCCGCAGTGCCTCGTCTTCGAGGAGCAGTTCCGGGGCTTGTCTCTTTTTATTATTGTCACCGGGTATCACAGTGACTGGCCTCTCAAAAGGAGACCAGGACCTTGAACCGGTCCGGTGCGTTGAAGTTCTTTATGGCATGATCCAGGTCATCAAGTCCTATGAAGTCTGAGATAAGAGGGCTGAGATCAATTCGCCCGCTCCGCAAAAGCTCAAGGACACCTGGAAATTCGTCGGTGTAGATCATGGAACCCCTGATAGTAAGCTCCTTGCGGACGATCTGGGTAGTGGAGACAGGGTGCTCATTGCCTGGAAGACCCTGCAGTGCTATTCGTCCCCCCGGGGCGGCAAGTCCAATGGCATCCGAAAGGCCCGACGGCGCGCCGCTGGTCTCATAGATCAGGTGGAAGGATGCCGGATCCGGCTTTTTATCACCCCCGACCCGAAAGGCGCTGTCGGCCCCCATTTTCTCCGCCAGCGACAGGTGCTCGTTCAGAAGGTCCAGAACGGTCACATTAGCTCCGTTGAGTTTGGCGAGCAGGAGCGTCATAAGGCCGATGACCCCGGCGCCGATGATAAGGACCCGGTCCCCCTCGGCCGGGGGCATCACCTTCACGCCGTGAGCAGCCACGGCCAGCGGTTCCGTAAGCGCGGCGGTCCGGTCATCAAGACCCTCCGGGACCGGCCAGGCATATCTGGCCGGGACCTTGACATACTGGGCGAACACGCCGTTAACGTCGATCCCGAGACGCACCTTTCCAGAGCAGATGTTATCCATCCCGGCAATGCAAAGATCACAATCCCAGCAGGCGAAGTTGGGCTGGATCACGACCCTCTGTCCCACAGTCACATTCGATACCCCGGGACCGACCTCTGTGACGGTCCCCATCCCCTCATGGCCAGGTACTACGGGGAGGGGAACGCCGAACTTTCCGTGATACAGCGAGTAGTCCGAACCGCAGACGCCAGCTAAGGTTACGGCGATGATAACCTCTCCAGAATCCGGTACGGGATCTGGCAGGTCACGAATAGCCAGCTTTGCTGACTGGTCAAGCACTGCTGCTCTCATAATGTTTCTCCGTGAAAGCTGATGGTATTCTTCCCGGGCTTTATTAATTCAGGCAGGCCCCCTTGATAACGGAAGTCAATTAAGTGACTGCGCCAGTGACATTATCATATTTTTCCATGCGGTAGACAAGTCGTTCACCTGGTACATGTCTTTTTATCCTGGCGGCGGGAAAATGGGAGTGGCCGCCGGAAATACATTGACAGGATGATCGGGAGGAATATGTGATAATAATAGTACCACGTCCCCTTCAGTAGGACAATAAGGCTTTCACGCCCGAAATCCGAGACTGGTTTTGATGGGCCTCCGGTTGGTGTGTTCGCGGGGCGGTTTTTGCCGTCGGCGGGCACCTGGAGGTTCAAACAGCGACCCGATGCCGCCCATCCGTCCCACAAACCCCACCGGAGGGGTCTCATCGCCGGATTTCGGGTATGGTTCCCCCCTGCCTGCGGCAGGCAGGCCTGCCCGCCGCTTTCTGGTCACGCCGCCGGCGTGATGACGCCATAAGGACGCCAATCTTGACAGGGTCGCAAAAAGTCCGTTATCGGCTTTTTGCTCAACGGAAAGCGAAAAGTGTCATTTTCCCTTTCCTCACGGATCGAACACACAGCCGCGTCCAGGTCCGCCTCGATCGTGAACGGCATCCTCTCACTCTCGCGGTAGTTGAACACGCTCGCCCGGTACGCCGCGCCGTCCGAACGAAACGCCCCAATGCCCTTGCCCGCGGGCATCCGGGCACAGCACATCTTGAGAAACTGAAGGTTCCGCGCCCGGGACTGTCGTTGCCCTCGCGAAACTCGTGCGGCACCCACAATGCGGATGTATTTTCTGCCGCAGAACATGCCGAAAAAAAGTATATAGGAACGACAACAGCTTACTTCCTCATCCTCAACCTCGTGAAGCTGCTCCCCCCCTCTCTTTCTGGACGCATCACTACATACAGTCTCAAGCACGGGGTGGTCATGCTGCCCATCATCCCAGTGGGTGTTTTTCTCGGAGCATGGATGACTCACATCACGCGGCAGCGGCACTATTCCTGTTCATATATGCTATCCTTTTAACAACTTCCGGGTTGCTGATAATAAAGGCGTTCTACGCGGGACCATGACAGCACGGTGAAAACAGGTCATTGATCCTCTGTCGATGAATAGGGCACATGCAGCAACAACCCGTGTTAACCGCATTATCCGAAATGAAATATCGTTTGACAAAAACTTCGATGCCTTTTATTTTAATATTAAACATTGTGTTCTACTGAGTAGGATGCGATAGGTAGAAATCCAATTCTGTCCCCATAAAATCGAATTTGTCTCGGTGCTGCATGGCATTTTGACGACAAGGTATTTGACTGATTTTGACAGTGGCCGGGATCCGGCATGGATGACCGGGACCCCCGTGGGCCTCTCTCATTACCGTGTAAATGGTTAAAGGAGGAAGAGATGGAAGGTATATTAAGGAAGATGACGAAGTTCACGTGCCTCGTGGCGGTAGCCGCGCTTGTACTCGTACCGGCAGCTGCCATGGCGGCGACCACGATCAAACTGGCCCACGTGGATCCGGCCGAGTGGCAGTCCTCTAAAAAGGGCGCCGCCAGTTTGATTTTCAAGAATATAGTAGAAGGCGAGAGCGACATGAAGGTCGAGCTCTTCCCGGCCAAGGCCCTCGGCGATGAAAACTCCCTGGTGCAGCAGGCCCAGGAAGGCACCCTTCAAATGGCTCTGGTTTCAGGCGCCATGGCGAAGGTCTGCAAAGCTGCGGACGTCCTCAACATTCCCTACACCTTTCCATCGGCACCCGTCGCCTGGGATGTGATGGATGGTCCCTTCGGCAAGGAACTTGGCGAATTCTGCCTGAAGAAGTCGGGTCTGCGCACTCTCGCTTATGGTGAAACCGGATACCGCAACTTCACCAACGGCAAGCGGGAGATCAGGACTCCCGCGGACATGAAGGGCCTGAAGTTCCGTGTTCAGCCCATCCCTCTGTACGTGGAGATGGTCAAAGGTCTGGGTGGCGAGCCGGCACCCATCGCCTGGTCAGAGCTTCCCAACGCCCTGGCAACCGGCGTTGTTGATGGCCAGGAAAACCCCGTCGGCGTCATCTACAACAATCAGCTTCACAAACTGCAGAAGTACATGACCCTCGATGGTCACGTTTACGCTGTCGATTTCTTCCTCATCAACGATGAATTTTTCCAGTCCCTCTCTGACAAGGACAAGGCCCTTATCAAGAAGGCCGCGCGCACTGCCGGGCTCATGGGGCGTGCCATTCAGCAGTTCAACACCGCTGAAGGTGTGACCAAGGTCGTTGCTGAAGGGATGCAGGTCTATTCACCCTCAGCGGCTGATCTGAAGAAATTTAAAGCTGCCGCTCAGCCGGCTGTGGTCAAGTGGCTGCGCGGAGAGCTGGGCAACGATGCCGGCTGGATCGATAAGCTGGACAAGGCGGTCGCCGAAGCGTCAAAAAACCAGTAGCCCCTTTCATACAGAAAAGCTTCCCCGGGTGGAAATCCCGCCCGGGGATGTCTTGTTATAACCTTCCGGGAGTCAATCCCGGGCTGACATAAAGAGTTTAAAAGGTGGAACATGTACCGGTCAACTATTCAAAAAATGTCCCGTTTTTACACGGGCCTGTGTGCCGGCGGTGCATCCCTTTCCATGATGGCGCTCTTCGCCATCATCCTTTTCAATTCGCTGCGCCGATACACCTTCGGCAAGTCCCTTGAGTGGGGTGAGGAGCTGCCCACCTTAATTGCCGTCTACGGTTTCATGTTCGGGGCGGCCTACGCGTACATGCGGGATCGCCACATCCGTTTCACCATCCTGGTTGGTTTCTTGTCTCGTTCAGCCACTGAGAAGCTTTACATGTTGGTGGATCTCATCATGGTGGGGATAGGCGGCCTCATGGCCTGGTCCGGCTGGCAGTTCGTCCTCAAGCGGGGCGGCATGGAAGCGTCCGCTCTCATCGGCCTGGCCAAAGACCTGAGGGCAGTCACCAGTTGGGACTGGACGATCTGGCTGGGTCATTACTACCCTTACCAGGCAGCCATGATCCTCGGCGGAGTGATGCTGTCTGTCGCGGCCCTGTTAAAACTATTGGGACGTTGGAACGACAGGGCGTGGGTGGTTGTTGAACCGGATGCCCCACCGGCGGCCCAACCGGTGGACAGTTAGATCATGATCTATATTATCCTGTTGGCTGGTCTGGTCATCGGTCTGCCAGTGGCCTTTTCCATCCTGGCTGCCCTTTTCTACTTCATGGCGGTTAGTGACTTCCCCTATAGTATGCGGATCGTTGCCACCCAGATGTACGGCGGTATGCAATCCTTTCCGCTGCTGGCGATCCCGTTGTTCATCCTCGCTGGTGAGCTCATGAACGAATCGGGGATCACAAGCCGCATCATTGATTTTACCACCTTGCTGGTGGGGCGGTTCCGTGCCGGTCTTGCGCTGGTCAATATCTGGGCCTCGGTGATATTTGCCGGGCTGTCCGGGTCCGCTGTGGCAGACACTTCCGCCATCGGCCGGATCTTTATCCCGGAGATGGAAAAGCGCGGCTATCCCCGGGATTTTTCAGCCGCGGTCACCGCCGCGTCTTCTGTTATCGGTCCCATCATCCCCCCGAGTATTCCGGTTATTATCTATGCCCTCACCGTGACCGGTGTCTCGGTGCCCGGGCTTTTCCTGGGGGGGATCGCCCCCGGTCTGCTGCTGGCCACCCTCCTGTCCATTTACGTCATGATATTTGCCGGGCATTTTGAGACGCCCGCACCGCAAACAACTAAGGCCTCCAGGATCAAGACCCTGATGCAGGGAATCATCCCCCTCTTTATGCCGGTATTCGTCGTCGGCAGTATTCTTATGGGGGTGGTTACCCCCACAGAAGCGGCCTGTTTTGCCGTCGCCTACGCTCTTGTGGTGGGTATTTTTGTGTTCCGCGAACTTAAGATAAAAAAACTGCCGGAGATCTTTGGCCGCTCCATGCGTGACACTGCCACGATCATGGTGGTCATCGGTGCTGTATCAGCCGCGAACTGGCTCATGACCTATAACCGGATTCCCAATATGATCACCGATTTCGCTATTACATTCATGACCGCCAAATGGATGTTCCTCATCTCCTCCATGATCCTGTTCCTCATTGTCGGCCTATTCCTGGAAGGTATCGCCGCCATGCTGGTGCTGGTGCCCATCCTGCACCCCATCGCCGTATCCATGGGGGTTGATCCGACCCATTACGGCATCCTGGTGGTCTTTAACCTGATGATCGGCCTGATCACGCCACCCATGGGTCTGTGCCTTTTCGTCGTGGATTCTGTTGCTAATGTGGGACTGGGACGTCTGATCCGTCAGATCTGGCCGTTTTTCCTGGTGGAACTGTTGGCGCTTATCATTATTACGTTTGTCCCGGCGACGGTGACCTGGATACCGAGGTTATTCGGGTTCTGATAAAACTTATCCGAGTGAGCAGAAAACAGCGTTTCGAGACGCTGCTTGAATGACAGGTTCATCCAATAAAAGAGTGCCTGTTTTCCACGGGTTCACGCTACAGGAAAGGCCCTTCACCTCCGGGAGTCCTGGCCGTGACTGGCCTCTGTTCTCCGGCGAAGCGCGAAGCGTAGCTTGATAAGAGATCCGCGAAGCCGAGCGCCTTGATCAGAGAAAACCCCCGGTGTCGGCCAGGTATCAGGTACTCATTGTAACTAATGAACCGAAGAACCGCATAGGGAGGTTTTCGTGAAGAATCCGGTTTCCCATCAACTGGTAAAATACCTGGAGCACCGCGAAGTAAAACACATATTCGGCCTTTGCGGACACACCAACATAGCGGTCCTCGCCGCAATGGAAAAAAGCTCCATACGGTTCATCAATGTCCGTCACGAGCAGGTTGCCGCTCACGCCGCAGATGGTTACGCCAGGGCCACCGGGAAGGCCGCCGTGCTCCTGACCCACCTGGGGCCGGGGCTCACCAACGCCGTGACGGGAGTTGCCAACGCCGCGCTTGACTGCATCCCCATGGTGGTCATCGCCGGGGATGTTCCAAGCCACTACTATGGAAAGCATCCCCACCAGGAGGTGAACCTCCACTCCGACGGCAGTCAGTGCGAGATTTACCGCCCCTTCTGCAAGAGGGTGTGGCGGGTGGAGCGGCCGGAACACCTGCCGGAGATAATGGAGAGGGCTTTTACCCTTGCCGAAAGCGGCCAGCCTGGCCCTGTCCTTGTGGACGTGCCCATGGATATTTTTTCAAAGGAGATCGACGCAGCCCTCTTCGACCGGGTGAAGGGCAATGTGAAGGCCCTCACCAGGCCGTCCCTCGATGAAGAGACGGCAAGGGAGATCGTCCGACATCTTGGCCAGGCGAAGCGTCCCGTACTTTACGTGGGGGGCGGGATCGTACTGGCCGGTGCGGCCCCTGAGCTGCGCGCTTTCGTGGATCACATGCAGATCCCGGTGTCCCACAGCCTCATGGGCAAGGGCGCCCTGCCCGACGACCACCCCATGACCCTGGGCATGACCGGTTTCTGGGGAACGCAGTACACCAACGACTCGTGCCGGAACGCCGACTGGATCATGGCTCTGGGAGCCCGGTTCAAGGAAGCGGATTCGAGCTCCTGGTACCCGGAGTACACCTTCGACATACCGAAAACAAAACTGATCCACATCGACATCGAACCCACCGAGATAGGAAGGAACTACCCTGTCCGGATAGGCGCCGTCGCGGACCTCAAGATGGCCCTGCCGGTCCTGACCCGTGCCGCGCTGGAACTGTTCCCGGACGGGATCCGGAGGCCGGAACTCGCCGGGGAGATCGCCGTGCAGAGGGAACAGTTCAAGGCGCGCAACGTCCAGATGGAGCAAAGTGACGCCTTCCCCATGATGCCGGAACGGATTCTGGCCGAACTGAGGGAGGTTCTTCCGCGGGACGCCGTCATCACAACCGATGTGGGGTGGAACAAGAACGGTGTGGGACAGCAGTTCCCCATATACGAACCGGGTAGCATCCAGATCACCGGCGGCCTTGCCACCATGGGGTTCGGTGCCCCGGCAGCCATCGGCGCGAAGCTCGCCCGACCGGACAAGGTCGTAGTGGCGCTGGTGGGCGATGGCGGGTTCGGCCAGAATCCGGCCATGCTGGCCACCGCCAGGGCCGAAGGTATCGCCGCGGTGTGGATCATCATGAACAACGACGCCTTCGGGACCATCGCGGGCCTGGAAAAGGCCCACTTTGGCACAACTTTCGGCACCGTTTTTAACAAGGACGGGAAATCCACCTCCCCCGATTACGCCGCCCTGGCCCGGGCCTACGGGGTGGAGGGGATCAGGATCGAGTCGGCTGACGGGTTCAAGCCCGCTCTGGAACAGGCCATCAGGGCCAACGCTCCCGTGGTCATGGACGTCCCCATGATCAATAACCCGACACCCACCACCGGGCATTGGAATATTCTGGA comes from bacterium and encodes:
- a CDS encoding TRAP transporter large permease — its product is MIYIILLAGLVIGLPVAFSILAALFYFMAVSDFPYSMRIVATQMYGGMQSFPLLAIPLFILAGELMNESGITSRIIDFTTLLVGRFRAGLALVNIWASVIFAGLSGSAVADTSAIGRIFIPEMEKRGYPRDFSAAVTAASSVIGPIIPPSIPVIIYALTVTGVSVPGLFLGGIAPGLLLATLLSIYVMIFAGHFETPAPQTTKASRIKTLMQGIIPLFMPVFVVGSILMGVVTPTEAACFAVAYALVVGIFVFRELKIKKLPEIFGRSMRDTATIMVVIGAVSAANWLMTYNRIPNMITDFAITFMTAKWMFLISSMILFLIVGLFLEGIAAMLVLVPILHPIAVSMGVDPTHYGILVVFNLMIGLITPPMGLCLFVVDSVANVGLGRLIRQIWPFFLVELLALIIITFVPATVTWIPRLFGF
- a CDS encoding DctP family TRAP transporter solute-binding subunit gives rise to the protein MEGILRKMTKFTCLVAVAALVLVPAAAMAATTIKLAHVDPAEWQSSKKGAASLIFKNIVEGESDMKVELFPAKALGDENSLVQQAQEGTLQMALVSGAMAKVCKAADVLNIPYTFPSAPVAWDVMDGPFGKELGEFCLKKSGLRTLAYGETGYRNFTNGKREIRTPADMKGLKFRVQPIPLYVEMVKGLGGEPAPIAWSELPNALATGVVDGQENPVGVIYNNQLHKLQKYMTLDGHVYAVDFFLINDEFFQSLSDKDKALIKKAARTAGLMGRAIQQFNTAEGVTKVVAEGMQVYSPSAADLKKFKAAAQPAVVKWLRGELGNDAGWIDKLDKAVAEASKNQ
- a CDS encoding IclR family transcriptional regulator, with the protein product MTEKARNPVRESDRQVDTVAKALTILNCFSASEPELSLKALSEMTGLYKSRIMRLCGTLSAQGFLVKTSRATYELGPRVMILGKIYEKTHSLLSTAGSVLEELVSITGESAAIFMREGMNRFCVIQRIGPASLRYSVSEGEPLPLHAGAPGKVLLAWAPENIRERFFKDQDLKKYTSRTITNRKELEQELDSVRLKGYAISEGEVVQSAISIAAPIFDNESNASYAIHLGGPAQRLTPEKQSELLPALMESARRLSFLQGKE
- a CDS encoding thiamine pyrophosphate-binding protein, encoding MKNPVSHQLVKYLEHREVKHIFGLCGHTNIAVLAAMEKSSIRFINVRHEQVAAHAADGYARATGKAAVLLTHLGPGLTNAVTGVANAALDCIPMVVIAGDVPSHYYGKHPHQEVNLHSDGSQCEIYRPFCKRVWRVERPEHLPEIMERAFTLAESGQPGPVLVDVPMDIFSKEIDAALFDRVKGNVKALTRPSLDEETAREIVRHLGQAKRPVLYVGGGIVLAGAAPELRAFVDHMQIPVSHSLMGKGALPDDHPMTLGMTGFWGTQYTNDSCRNADWIMALGARFKEADSSSWYPEYTFDIPKTKLIHIDIEPTEIGRNYPVRIGAVADLKMALPVLTRAALELFPDGIRRPELAGEIAVQREQFKARNVQMEQSDAFPMMPERILAELREVLPRDAVITTDVGWNKNGVGQQFPIYEPGSIQITGGLATMGFGAPAAIGAKLARPDKVVVALVGDGGFGQNPAMLATARAEGIAAVWIIMNNDAFGTIAGLEKAHFGTTFGTVFNKDGKSTSPDYAALARAYGVEGIRIESADGFKPALEQAIRANAPVVMDVPMINNPTPTTGHWNILDIYSPDEDISHVSTDS
- a CDS encoding hydroxymethylglutaryl-CoA lyase → MIPGDNNKKRQAPELLLEDEALRDGLQMESEIFSLEEKLQLFHLLEESGIRRIQVGSFVHPRIVPQMADTDELIRHIGETKGTVLTALVLNEKGLERALACGLKHLSMSVSASDTHSRKNAGMSAVEALDSMTRLIALADGEGVQVRAGFQCSFGCVYEGTVKPDTVIRGIIRMTQAGASEVNLADTTGMASPYSVSSLAQRAAMELPDVHVSLHLHDTTGLGLANMFAGYEAGVRIFDVAAGGLGGCPFVEGAAGNVPAEDAVNMFESMGVDTGVDLDALCGAVGFLESRLGRTLPGRMSRLLQRAKCD
- a CDS encoding alcohol dehydrogenase catalytic domain-containing protein; this encodes MRAAVLDQSAKLAIRDLPDPVPDSGEVIIAVTLAGVCGSDYSLYHGKFGVPLPVVPGHEGMGTVTEVGPGVSNVTVGQRVVIQPNFACWDCDLCIAGMDNICSGKVRLGIDVNGVFAQYVKVPARYAWPVPEGLDDRTAALTEPLAVAAHGVKVMPPAEGDRVLIIGAGVIGLMTLLLAKLNGANVTVLDLLNEHLSLAEKMGADSAFRVGGDKKPDPASFHLIYETSGAPSGLSDAIGLAAPGGRIALQGLPGNEHPVSTTQIVRKELTIRGSMIYTDEFPGVLELLRSGRIDLSPLISDFIGLDDLDHAIKNFNAPDRFKVLVSF
- the aroB gene encoding 3-dehydroquinate synthase; translated protein: MALGVVHVELSERSYSIYIGDEAWELLEENLRGWNPAGKAMVVTDERVNSIYGHRIEKLAGALESTATVVVPEGEKSKSFGHLEDLCRKMAGAGLDRGSLVVALGGGVVGDLAGLAASLYLRGVSVIQVPTTLLSMVDSSTGGKTGINLPEGKNQVGTFHQPQAVYANTDVLRTLESRDWYSGMAEIVKISLTLDPELFAYLEKLNDLGPEGGVDIPFIVETACRRKAEVISIDEKEAGPRLVLNFGHTLAHALESSLGLGEIRHGEAVAIGMRGALSLSKQMCGLDEGQYRRAMAVIEKIPVPDNRYDQNLERFLTRDKKRIGGRVRCILLEDIGRCHVTSLDDPGDLVKALASP
- a CDS encoding TRAP transporter small permease subunit, which produces MYRSTIQKMSRFYTGLCAGGASLSMMALFAIILFNSLRRYTFGKSLEWGEELPTLIAVYGFMFGAAYAYMRDRHIRFTILVGFLSRSATEKLYMLVDLIMVGIGGLMAWSGWQFVLKRGGMEASALIGLAKDLRAVTSWDWTIWLGHYYPYQAAMILGGVMLSVAALLKLLGRWNDRAWVVVEPDAPPAAQPVDS